The following proteins are co-located in the Oceanimonas sp. GK1 genome:
- a CDS encoding aminotransferase class V-fold PLP-dependent enzyme, which produces MSGLLPNIDPDGLLEYSVVYTDRALNHMSARFQQVMKDISANLKTLYHAHSAVIVPGSGTFGMEAVARQFATGKRCLVVRNGWFSYRWSQIFEAGNIPASETVLKARTIEDGPQAAMAPAPIEEVVAAIREQKPDLVFAAHVETAAGMMLPDDYLRAMADAVHEVGGLLVIDCIASGTIWVDMEACGVDILLSAPQKGWSSSPCCGLVMLSRLARERIEDTQSSSFALDLKKWLQIMETYEQGGHAYHATMPTDALTAFRDTIVESRELGFALMKQRQQELGDRVRAALAARGIKSVAADGFAAPGVVVCYTDDAGIKSGSKFAAEGLQIAAGVPLACDEPADFQTFRLGLFGLDKLKNVDRTVATFEAALDKVLKG; this is translated from the coding sequence ATGTCCGGATTGCTGCCCAATATCGACCCCGATGGTCTGCTGGAATATTCCGTGGTCTATACCGACCGCGCGCTTAACCACATGTCTGCGCGTTTTCAGCAGGTGATGAAGGACATTTCCGCCAACCTGAAAACGCTCTATCACGCCCACTCGGCGGTGATCGTGCCCGGCAGCGGTACCTTTGGCATGGAAGCGGTCGCCCGCCAGTTTGCCACCGGCAAACGCTGCCTGGTGGTGCGCAACGGCTGGTTCAGCTACCGCTGGAGCCAGATTTTTGAAGCCGGCAATATTCCGGCGTCGGAAACCGTGCTCAAGGCCCGCACCATTGAAGACGGTCCTCAGGCCGCCATGGCGCCGGCGCCCATTGAGGAGGTGGTGGCCGCCATTCGTGAGCAAAAACCCGATCTGGTGTTTGCCGCCCACGTGGAAACCGCGGCCGGCATGATGCTGCCCGACGACTACCTGCGTGCCATGGCCGACGCCGTGCATGAGGTGGGCGGCCTGCTGGTGATCGACTGCATCGCCTCCGGCACCATCTGGGTGGACATGGAAGCCTGTGGGGTCGACATTCTGCTGAGCGCGCCGCAAAAGGGCTGGAGCAGCTCGCCCTGCTGCGGTCTGGTGATGCTGAGCCGGCTCGCCCGGGAGCGCATTGAAGATACCCAAAGCAGCAGCTTTGCCCTTGATCTGAAGAAATGGCTGCAGATCATGGAAACCTACGAGCAGGGTGGTCATGCCTATCACGCCACCATGCCCACCGACGCCCTGACGGCGTTCCGCGATACCATTGTCGAGAGCCGGGAGCTGGGCTTTGCGCTGATGAAACAGCGTCAGCAGGAACTGGGGGATCGGGTGCGGGCGGCGCTGGCGGCGCGGGGCATCAAGAGCGTCGCCGCCGATGGCTTTGCCGCGCCGGGTGTGGTGGTGTGCTACACCGACGACGCCGGTATCAAGAGCGGCAGCAAGTTTGCCGCCGAGGGCCTGCAAATCGCCGCCGGTGTGCCGCTGGCCTGCGACGAGCCCGCCGACTTCCAGACCTTCCGTCTCGGTCTGTTCGGTCTCGACAAGCTGAAGAATGTGGACCGCACCGTGGCGACGTTTGAAGCCGCGCTGGACAAGGTGCTGAAGGGCTGA
- a CDS encoding Na+/H+ antiporter family protein, translating into MNTIVLAVLIMTGLSLLRVPVVIALVISALVGGLHAGMPVNDIIAAFNGGLGSGAVVALASATLGAFAVALSRTGIADLVAARILRLIGAGEDATRMKYVKWGIYGALVVIGFSADTIVPIHIAFIPMLIPPLLGLMNMMKLDRRIIACVLTFSIVIPYMITPVGFGAIFLNDILTQNVNEAGAGLGLEVSYGMAPKAMLIPALGMVAGLLVAVFFSYRKPRDYHQVEYHQPVMGGNDEQQHTAGSLSGLQIAVLAAAVVGALTVQVLTGSMVLGGLLGFSLLSINGLFRWKEQDDVFTQGMRLMAFIGFVMIAASGFAGVMKATGTIPELVAGASSLIGDSPSMAALMMLLVGLFITMGIGSSFSTVPIIAAIFVPMALSFGFSPMATIALVGTAGALGDAGSPASDSTLGPTAGLNVDGQHDHIRDSVIPTFIHYNIPLILFGWIAAQVL; encoded by the coding sequence ATGAATACCATAGTATTGGCCGTACTGATCATGACGGGCCTGAGCCTGTTACGGGTGCCGGTGGTGATTGCCCTGGTGATTTCTGCTCTGGTGGGCGGCCTGCATGCGGGCATGCCGGTGAATGACATTATTGCCGCCTTTAACGGCGGTCTGGGCAGTGGCGCCGTGGTGGCGCTGGCGTCGGCCACTCTGGGCGCCTTTGCGGTGGCGCTGTCGCGCACCGGTATTGCCGATCTGGTGGCGGCACGCATCCTGCGGCTGATTGGCGCGGGTGAAGATGCCACCCGCATGAAATACGTCAAATGGGGCATTTACGGGGCCCTGGTGGTGATCGGCTTTTCCGCCGATACCATAGTGCCCATTCATATCGCCTTTATTCCCATGCTGATCCCGCCGCTGCTGGGGCTGATGAACATGATGAAGCTGGACCGGCGCATCATTGCCTGCGTGCTGACTTTCAGTATTGTCATTCCCTACATGATTACCCCGGTGGGTTTTGGCGCCATCTTTCTCAACGATATTCTGACCCAGAACGTCAATGAAGCCGGTGCCGGTCTGGGGCTTGAGGTGAGCTATGGCATGGCGCCCAAAGCCATGCTGATCCCTGCCCTGGGCATGGTGGCCGGGCTGCTGGTGGCGGTGTTCTTCAGTTACCGCAAACCTCGGGATTACCATCAGGTGGAGTATCACCAGCCGGTCATGGGCGGCAATGACGAACAGCAGCACACGGCCGGATCGCTGTCCGGGCTACAGATTGCGGTGCTGGCGGCGGCGGTGGTGGGGGCGCTGACGGTACAGGTGCTGACCGGATCCATGGTGCTGGGTGGCCTGCTGGGCTTCAGCCTGTTGTCGATTAACGGCCTGTTCAGGTGGAAGGAGCAAGACGATGTGTTTACTCAGGGCATGCGGCTGATGGCCTTTATCGGCTTTGTTATGATCGCCGCCTCGGGCTTTGCCGGGGTCATGAAGGCCACCGGCACCATTCCCGAATTGGTGGCGGGGGCCAGCAGCCTGATTGGCGACAGTCCGTCCATGGCCGCACTGATGATGCTGCTGGTCGGACTGTTTATTACCATGGGCATTGGCTCGTCGTTTTCCACCGTGCCGATTATTGCCGCCATCTTTGTGCCCATGGCACTGAGTTTCGGCTTTTCCCCCATGGCCACTATTGCCCTGGTGGGTACCGCCGGCGCCTTGGGGGATGCGGGCTCTCCGGCGTCCGACTCGACGCTGGGGCCTACCGCCGGACTGAACGTGGATGGTCAGCATGATCACATTCGCGACTCTGTGATCCCTACTTTTATTCACTACAATATTCCGCTGATCCTGTTTGGCTGGATTGCGGCTCAGGTGCTGTAG
- a CDS encoding 2-hydroxyacid dehydrogenase, whose translation MKIAFFSTRPYMQAPFAEHNRHHGFDITWFDAGLNADTAVLGKGFDAVCVFVNDQLDADVIQILADGGVKCIALRCAGYNNVDLRAATNAGIEVVRVPAYSPEAVAEHTVGLMLSLNRHIHKAYQRTRDANFSLNGLVGFNMHGKTAGIIGAGKIGLATLRILKGLGMTLLVHDPLQDPEVLALGARYVELEQLFAASDVVSLHCPLTPDNHHLLNRDSFAQMKDGVMIINTSRGGLLNARDAIAAINSGKIGHLGLDVYEEEEHLFFEDKSSEIIDDEIFHLLSAYPNVILTGHQAFLTNEALGAIARTTLDNLQCLADGRPCDNKIN comes from the coding sequence ATGAAAATTGCCTTTTTCAGCACCCGCCCCTACATGCAGGCGCCCTTTGCCGAGCACAACCGCCACCACGGCTTTGACATCACCTGGTTCGATGCCGGCCTGAACGCCGACACCGCCGTGCTGGGCAAGGGCTTTGACGCCGTGTGCGTGTTCGTCAACGATCAGCTGGATGCGGACGTCATTCAGATCCTGGCCGACGGTGGCGTCAAATGCATCGCCCTGCGCTGTGCCGGCTATAACAACGTGGATCTCCGGGCCGCCACCAACGCCGGCATCGAGGTGGTGCGGGTACCCGCCTATTCTCCCGAGGCGGTTGCCGAACACACCGTGGGCCTGATGCTGAGCCTCAACCGTCATATTCACAAGGCCTATCAGCGCACCCGGGACGCCAACTTCTCCCTCAATGGCCTGGTGGGTTTCAACATGCACGGCAAAACCGCCGGTATTATCGGCGCCGGCAAAATCGGCCTGGCCACCCTGCGTATTCTCAAAGGCCTGGGCATGACCCTGCTGGTGCACGACCCGCTGCAAGATCCCGAGGTGCTGGCCCTGGGCGCCCGTTACGTGGAGCTGGAGCAACTGTTTGCGGCGTCCGACGTCGTAAGCCTGCACTGCCCGCTGACCCCGGATAATCACCACCTGCTCAACCGGGACAGCTTTGCGCAAATGAAGGACGGGGTGATGATCATCAACACCAGCCGGGGCGGCCTGCTCAATGCCAGGGATGCCATTGCCGCCATCAACAGCGGCAAAATCGGCCACCTGGGGCTGGATGTGTACGAGGAAGAAGAGCATCTGTTCTTTGAAGACAAATCCAGCGAGATCATTGATGACGAGATCTTCCACTTGCTTTCAGCCTATCCCAACGTCATTCTCACTGGACACCAGGCTTTTTTAACGAACGAAGCACTGGGCGCTATCGCCCGAACCACCCTCGACAACCTGCAATGCCTGGCCGATGGCCGGCCCTGCGATAACAAGATTAACTAA
- the ybcJ gene encoding ribosome-associated protein YbcJ produces MNETFSLEGNDFIPLCNLLKVLGWCDSGAMAKGVIDDGAVTVNGQVEVRKRCKIVAGQTVHFNGQTVTVTE; encoded by the coding sequence ATGAACGAAACATTCAGCCTGGAAGGCAACGACTTTATTCCCCTGTGCAACCTGCTGAAGGTGCTGGGCTGGTGCGACTCGGGCGCCATGGCCAAGGGAGTGATCGACGACGGCGCCGTCACCGTAAACGGCCAGGTGGAAGTGCGCAAGCGCTGCAAGATAGTGGCGGGGCAGACCGTCCACTTCAACGGCCAGACGGTGACAGTCACCGAATAA
- a CDS encoding methyl-accepting chemotaxis protein gives MQFFNNLSLRNKLMAMVVTLFIGLLLVQGSAMSSLHNELLSARKEKVQEQVETTISLINHFYEQRQQLGESQSRQLALEAVRALRYGSEGYMWINDMQHRLVMHPKKPEEEGRDMTRVTDADGRHHWQAMVTTVASNGAGFVDYTYIGPQFDRPQQKVSYVQGFAPWGWVVGSGVYLSDVNTLFWQQAGKSLGLLMLVVLLALALIIIITRSLTFSVARVQEVIARFGKGDLGARTGATRTDEIGQLSRGVDAMGDQLCALLTQVREAATLLDGEAEGLSVKSKQTRASMQSQFNEVDQVATAMNEMNATVHEVARHANDASAAAEKANQEANMGHDDVVRSIDSMQQLADSVGEAGQAMQELESQTRQIDSVVEVIRNISEQTNLLALNAAIEAARAGESGRGFAVVADEVRSLALRTQESTGEIQRMIQQLQSHAGTVAEHMTNSQEQAAISMDVVRAAGRDLEQILNEVQSINDMNAQIATASEEQSAVAEEINRNLININEGSREALQVADLISESSQRVYQSSNQLTRHIAHFKLERNDGTAARREPQGLTEART, from the coding sequence ATGCAATTTTTCAATAACCTCAGTCTGCGCAACAAGCTGATGGCCATGGTCGTGACCCTGTTTATCGGCCTGCTGCTGGTACAGGGCTCGGCCATGAGCAGCCTGCACAACGAGCTGCTCAGTGCTCGCAAGGAAAAGGTGCAGGAACAGGTGGAAACCACGATTTCCCTGATCAACCACTTTTATGAGCAACGCCAGCAACTGGGCGAGAGCCAGAGCCGCCAGCTGGCGCTGGAAGCCGTGCGCGCCCTGCGCTATGGCAGCGAAGGCTACATGTGGATCAACGACATGCAGCACCGGCTGGTGATGCATCCGAAAAAGCCCGAGGAGGAAGGCCGCGACATGACCCGGGTGACCGACGCCGACGGCCGCCACCACTGGCAGGCCATGGTCACCACCGTCGCCAGCAACGGCGCCGGCTTTGTGGACTACACCTATATCGGCCCCCAGTTCGACCGTCCGCAACAGAAAGTCTCCTATGTACAGGGCTTTGCCCCCTGGGGCTGGGTGGTGGGCAGCGGCGTTTACCTGAGCGACGTCAATACCCTGTTCTGGCAGCAGGCGGGCAAATCCCTGGGGCTGCTGATGCTGGTGGTGCTGCTGGCGCTGGCACTGATCATCATCATTACCCGCTCCCTTACCTTTTCGGTGGCCCGGGTGCAGGAAGTGATCGCCCGCTTTGGCAAGGGCGATCTCGGTGCCCGTACCGGCGCCACCCGCACCGATGAAATCGGCCAGCTGTCCCGGGGAGTGGATGCCATGGGCGATCAGCTTTGCGCCCTGTTGACCCAGGTGCGCGAGGCCGCCACCCTGCTGGACGGCGAGGCCGAGGGCTTGAGCGTGAAAAGCAAACAGACCCGTGCCAGCATGCAAAGTCAGTTCAACGAGGTGGACCAGGTGGCCACCGCCATGAACGAGATGAACGCCACCGTGCACGAAGTGGCCCGCCACGCCAACGACGCCTCGGCGGCGGCGGAAAAGGCCAACCAGGAAGCCAACATGGGCCACGATGACGTGGTGCGCAGCATCGACAGCATGCAGCAACTGGCCGATTCGGTGGGCGAAGCGGGCCAGGCCATGCAGGAGCTGGAAAGCCAGACCCGGCAGATCGATTCGGTGGTGGAGGTCATTCGCAACATCTCCGAACAGACCAACCTGCTGGCCCTCAACGCCGCCATTGAAGCGGCCCGGGCCGGCGAATCGGGACGGGGCTTTGCGGTGGTGGCCGACGAGGTGCGCTCCCTGGCCCTGCGTACGCAGGAGTCGACCGGTGAAATCCAGCGCATGATCCAGCAGTTGCAAAGCCATGCCGGTACCGTGGCAGAACACATGACCAACAGTCAGGAGCAGGCCGCCATCAGCATGGACGTGGTGCGCGCCGCCGGCCGAGATCTGGAGCAGATCCTCAACGAGGTACAGAGCATCAATGACATGAACGCCCAGATAGCCACCGCTTCGGAAGAGCAGTCGGCGGTGGCGGAAGAGATCAACCGCAACCTGATCAACATCAACGAAGGATCCCGGGAAGCACTGCAGGTGGCGGATCTGATCTCCGAAAGCAGCCAACGGGTGTATCAGTCTTCCAACCAGCTGACCCGGCACATCGCCCACTTTAAACTCGAGCGCAACGACGGGACCGCGGCCCGGCGCGAGCCCCAGGGGCTGACCGAAGCCAGGACCTGA
- the trkA gene encoding Trk system potassium transporter TrkA encodes MKIIILGAGQVGGTLAENLVGENNDITIVDTNTERLRELQDKYDLRVVNGHGAYPAVLREAGAQDADMLVAVTNSDETNMIACQVAYSLFNTPNKVARIRSPEFLAERERLFLNEAIPVDNLIAPEQLVTEYIYRLVQYPGALQVVDFAEGKVGLVAIKAYYGGPLVGNALSTLRDHMPSIDTRVAAIFRQDRPIRPQGTTIIEADDEVFFVAASGHIRAVMSELQRLENDYKRIMIVGGGNIGAGLARRLEQRYSVKLIEHNPARAEQLSELLENTIVFCGDASDQELLIEEHIDQVDVFIAVTNQDEANIMSAMLAKKMGARKVMVLIQRGAYVDLVQGGTIDVAISPQQATISALLTHVRRADIVNVYSLRRGAAEAIEAIAHGDSTTSRVVGRKVGDLKLPPGTTIGAIVRGEEVLIAHDKTVIEQNDHVVLFLVDKKFIPEVERLFQPSPFFL; translated from the coding sequence ATGAAAATCATCATTCTGGGGGCCGGCCAGGTGGGCGGCACCCTGGCGGAAAACCTGGTGGGTGAGAACAACGACATCACCATAGTCGACACCAACACCGAGCGCCTGCGCGAGCTGCAGGACAAGTACGACCTGCGGGTGGTCAACGGTCACGGCGCCTACCCGGCGGTGCTGCGCGAGGCCGGCGCCCAGGATGCCGACATGCTGGTGGCGGTCACCAACAGCGACGAAACCAACATGATCGCCTGTCAGGTGGCCTATTCCCTGTTCAACACCCCCAACAAGGTGGCCCGCATTCGCTCGCCGGAATTTCTGGCCGAGCGGGAGCGCCTGTTTCTGAACGAGGCCATTCCGGTCGATAACCTGATCGCCCCCGAACAGCTGGTCACCGAATACATCTACCGGCTGGTGCAATATCCGGGCGCCCTGCAGGTGGTGGACTTTGCCGAAGGCAAGGTTGGCCTGGTGGCGATCAAGGCCTATTACGGCGGGCCGCTGGTGGGCAACGCCCTGTCCACCCTGCGGGATCACATGCCCAGCATCGATACTCGGGTGGCCGCCATCTTCCGTCAGGACAGACCCATTCGCCCCCAGGGGACCACCATTATCGAGGCCGATGACGAGGTGTTTTTCGTCGCCGCCAGCGGTCACATTCGCGCGGTCATGTCGGAGCTGCAGCGGCTGGAAAACGACTACAAGCGCATCATGATTGTCGGCGGCGGCAACATCGGCGCCGGCCTGGCCCGGCGGCTGGAGCAGCGCTACTCGGTCAAGCTCATTGAGCACAACCCGGCCCGGGCCGAGCAGTTGTCGGAGCTGCTGGAGAACACCATCGTCTTCTGCGGCGATGCCTCGGATCAGGAGCTGCTGATCGAAGAGCACATCGACCAGGTGGACGTGTTTATCGCGGTCACCAACCAGGACGAGGCCAACATCATGTCGGCCATGCTCGCCAAGAAAATGGGGGCGCGCAAGGTGATGGTGCTGATCCAGCGCGGCGCCTATGTCGATCTGGTGCAGGGCGGTACCATAGACGTGGCCATCTCACCCCAGCAGGCCACCATTTCGGCACTGCTGACCCATGTGCGCCGGGCCGACATCGTCAACGTCTACTCCCTGCGCCGGGGCGCGGCCGAGGCCATTGAGGCCATCGCCCACGGCGACAGCACCACCTCCCGGGTGGTGGGGCGCAAGGTCGGCGATCTCAAGCTGCCGCCGGGCACCACCATCGGCGCCATTGTGCGCGGCGAAGAGGTGCTGATCGCCCACGACAAGACGGTGATCGAGCAAAACGATCATGTGGTGCTGTTTCTGGTCGACAAGAAGTTTATTCCGGAGGTGGAGCGGCTGTTTCAGCCCAGCCCCTTCTTTTTGTAA
- a CDS encoding PfkB family carbohydrate kinase produces the protein MPGANTIKKNIMLLANLNCDHVLQLDAPLTAGARLHYRDAGRRLGGGAANTGAGLCWAGHRVTVLARVGRDPTGDWLLQQAEALGLNLDHVERVDDATGELLVLVDSQGERTILRQARAPALPARLPQAPVDCLYVNTEGAEVATYMDAMNRHSLVISQYPRGGRWPRPCRIMMASAADMGAVADPWQQARALAGEGLEWLVLTHGEDGAEAISAGRRICVPAPVVTAVDATGAGDAFAGGLIHALVAGASMDDALTEAGRWAAFTLASISSIPSGLLRDYLAGELNFPAGAGKLVTEKVSGDGFSE, from the coding sequence ATGCCGGGAGCCAACACCATTAAAAAGAACATCATGCTGCTGGCCAATCTGAACTGCGATCATGTGTTGCAGCTGGACGCGCCCCTGACGGCGGGGGCGCGGCTGCACTACCGGGATGCCGGGCGCCGGCTCGGGGGCGGGGCGGCCAATACCGGCGCCGGACTGTGCTGGGCCGGGCACCGGGTGACGGTGCTGGCGCGAGTGGGCCGGGACCCTACCGGTGACTGGCTGCTGCAGCAAGCCGAGGCACTGGGGCTGAACCTGGACCACGTGGAGCGGGTTGACGACGCCACCGGCGAGTTGCTGGTGCTGGTAGACAGCCAGGGGGAGCGGACCATACTGCGCCAGGCCCGCGCGCCGGCGTTGCCGGCCCGGCTGCCTCAGGCCCCCGTTGACTGCCTTTATGTCAACACCGAAGGGGCCGAGGTCGCCACCTATATGGATGCCATGAACCGCCATAGCCTGGTGATCAGCCAGTATCCCAGGGGCGGGCGTTGGCCGCGGCCCTGCCGCATCATGATGGCTTCCGCCGCCGACATGGGAGCGGTGGCCGACCCCTGGCAGCAGGCGCGGGCCCTGGCCGGCGAGGGTCTGGAGTGGCTGGTGCTGACCCACGGAGAGGACGGTGCCGAGGCCATCTCTGCCGGACGGCGCATTTGCGTGCCGGCGCCGGTGGTCACGGCGGTGGATGCCACCGGCGCCGGCGATGCCTTTGCCGGTGGCCTGATCCACGCCCTGGTGGCCGGTGCGTCCATGGACGACGCCCTGACCGAGGCCGGCCGCTGGGCGGCCTTTACCCTGGCATCAATCAGCTCCATTCCCTCCGGGCTGTTGCGGGACTACCTGGCCGGTGAGCTGAATTTCCCGGCCGGCGCTGGTAAGCTCGTGACAGAGAAGGTGAGTGGAGACGGCTTCAGTGAATGA
- the rmuC gene encoding DNA recombination protein RmuC: MTDWLPHYWPLGLAALSAFAGWGLTRLAMGVRLQLATQQGAHWQQALVERSAELQDSRQRLEQQQQLVLKMNGRLKEYETLLRQERQWAAEKQAQFEASETRLQQQFENLAQRIFEQKTHNLRELNQTSLDALLGPLREQLEGFRRNMQETYADESRQRHSLKFEIERLAELHKQMSADTHALTRALKGDSKQQGNWGEVVLSRVLSESGLREGHEYSTQQSLTNADGKRYQPDVIVHLPQDKDIIIDAKVSLTAYERYFNGETEAEREQALREHVTSVRGHIRELGRKDYHQLQGVRTLDYVLMFVAVEPAFLVAVEHEPGLVKYALDHNILLVSPTNLLVALRTIENLWRVERQNQNARRIAESAGKLYEKLRLFTEDMEAVGSSLRRADDSYQRAMKRLAHGRGNLVRQAEAFRELGVEVVKPLPEHLREQARDSAPVAQLEGGSGGVEGASAEAGYKKKGLG, encoded by the coding sequence ATGACCGACTGGTTGCCCCACTACTGGCCACTGGGGCTGGCCGCCCTGTCTGCCTTCGCCGGCTGGGGATTGACCCGGCTGGCCATGGGCGTGCGCCTGCAACTGGCGACCCAGCAGGGGGCACACTGGCAGCAGGCGCTGGTAGAGCGCAGTGCCGAGCTGCAGGACAGCCGCCAGCGGCTGGAGCAACAGCAGCAGCTGGTGCTGAAGATGAACGGCCGACTCAAGGAGTATGAAACCCTGCTGCGCCAGGAGCGGCAGTGGGCGGCGGAAAAACAGGCCCAGTTCGAGGCCAGTGAAACCCGGCTGCAGCAGCAGTTTGAAAACCTGGCCCAGCGCATCTTTGAGCAGAAGACCCACAATCTGCGGGAGCTGAACCAGACCAGCCTGGATGCCCTGCTGGGGCCGCTCAGGGAGCAGCTGGAGGGGTTTCGCCGCAACATGCAGGAAACCTACGCCGACGAAAGCCGCCAGCGCCACAGCCTGAAGTTTGAAATCGAGCGCCTGGCCGAGCTGCACAAGCAGATGAGCGCCGACACCCATGCCCTGACGCGGGCCCTGAAGGGGGACAGCAAGCAGCAGGGCAACTGGGGCGAGGTGGTACTGTCACGGGTGCTGTCTGAGTCTGGTTTACGGGAAGGCCATGAATACAGCACTCAGCAAAGCCTGACCAACGCCGACGGCAAGCGCTACCAGCCCGATGTGATTGTGCACCTGCCCCAGGACAAGGACATCATCATCGACGCCAAGGTCTCGCTCACCGCCTACGAGCGTTACTTCAACGGGGAAACCGAAGCCGAGCGCGAGCAGGCCCTGCGCGAGCATGTGACCTCGGTGCGGGGCCACATTCGTGAGCTGGGGCGCAAGGATTATCACCAGCTGCAGGGGGTGCGCACCCTGGACTATGTGCTGATGTTCGTGGCGGTGGAGCCGGCCTTTCTGGTGGCGGTGGAGCACGAGCCCGGGTTGGTGAAATACGCCCTCGACCACAATATTCTGCTGGTCAGCCCCACCAATTTGCTGGTGGCACTGCGCACCATCGAGAACCTGTGGCGGGTGGAGCGGCAGAACCAGAACGCCCGGCGTATTGCCGAGTCGGCGGGCAAACTCTATGAAAAACTGCGGCTGTTTACCGAAGACATGGAGGCGGTGGGATCCTCGCTGCGCCGGGCCGACGACAGCTACCAGCGGGCCATGAAACGGCTGGCTCACGGCCGGGGCAACCTGGTGCGCCAGGCCGAGGCGTTTCGGGAATTGGGGGTGGAGGTGGTCAAGCCGCTGCCCGAGCACCTGCGTGAACAGGCCCGGGACAGCGCCCCGGTGGCACAACTGGAGGGCGGGAGTGGCGGTGTTGAAGGCGCATCCGCCGAGGCCGGTTACAAAAAGAAGGGGCTGGGCTGA
- a CDS encoding LysR substrate-binding domain-containing protein, producing MEQPSHRLPKLSNIMAFETAAKTGSLAGAADILCLTPAAVSQQIRQLEDHLGVKLFLRSKHGVELTEAGTSYLTFTQEAFESLRVGQQSLARYQGEQVLTITALPTLASRWLMPRLHQWMARHPHIQLRVQGTHSQIDFGNDPTDFYLSFGDEHYSSQHCVELFRDRVMAVCSPALLPNGKVIDSFEWIGSHAMIHVDWGRDGRFLPDWSEWLQAAGHTASPARPGPSFNLSSMAIDAALAGCGLLLGQRAFIRDELSDGRLVALSDVTLPLNKAYYLVYPERVMGKPGARELVNWLREQANNEE from the coding sequence ATGGAGCAACCCAGTCACCGTCTGCCCAAACTGAGCAACATCATGGCCTTTGAGACCGCCGCCAAAACCGGCAGCCTGGCCGGCGCCGCCGATATTCTGTGCCTGACCCCGGCTGCCGTCAGCCAGCAGATCCGCCAGCTTGAGGATCATCTGGGGGTCAAGCTGTTCCTGCGTTCCAAGCACGGGGTGGAGCTGACCGAGGCAGGCACCAGCTACCTCACCTTTACCCAGGAAGCCTTTGAGTCGCTGCGGGTGGGGCAGCAGAGTCTGGCCCGCTATCAGGGTGAGCAGGTACTGACCATCACCGCCCTGCCCACCCTGGCCAGCCGCTGGCTCATGCCGCGCCTGCACCAGTGGATGGCCCGGCATCCTCATATTCAGCTGCGGGTACAGGGCACGCACAGCCAGATTGACTTCGGCAACGATCCTACCGACTTCTATCTGTCCTTTGGCGATGAGCACTACTCGTCCCAGCATTGTGTTGAGCTGTTCCGGGACAGAGTGATGGCGGTATGCAGCCCGGCACTCCTGCCCAATGGCAAGGTGATAGACTCATTTGAATGGATTGGCAGCCATGCCATGATCCATGTGGACTGGGGCCGGGACGGGCGCTTTCTGCCGGACTGGAGCGAATGGCTGCAGGCCGCGGGACACACGGCCAGCCCGGCCCGCCCCGGGCCATCCTTTAATCTGTCGTCCATGGCCATCGATGCTGCCCTCGCCGGCTGCGGTCTACTACTGGGCCAGCGCGCCTTTATTCGCGACGAGCTGTCCGACGGCCGGCTGGTAGCTCTGTCGGACGTGACCCTGCCACTAAACAAAGCGTATTATCTGGTGTACCCGGAGCGGGTGATGGGCAAGCCCGGCGCGCGGGAGCTGGTGAACTGGCTGCGCGAACAGGCCAACAACGAAGAATAA
- a CDS encoding MOSC domain-containing protein: MRVTLLTGQAKPLAPGIDSAIDKQPVGAALLCRRTGLEGDAQVSTRFHGGPERALHYYPAEHYPVWRQWFEGMGLNDSRKRLVPGAFGENLSGTGLTEDSACIGDVFRLGDALVQISQPRSPCYKLNARFGHDFFSVLVQANGRTGWLLRVLEEGVVTPISPLELMERPCPAMPVKRAGDIMFNRGFDADGLRQLVGIEQLSASWRKKAADYLAAGRVDDWTMRLLGPKADF, encoded by the coding sequence ATGCGAGTCACCCTTCTCACCGGACAGGCAAAACCGCTGGCGCCGGGCATCGACAGCGCCATCGACAAACAGCCCGTCGGCGCCGCCCTGCTTTGCCGCCGCACCGGGCTGGAAGGAGATGCGCAGGTGTCCACCCGGTTTCACGGCGGCCCCGAGCGGGCGCTGCATTATTATCCGGCGGAGCATTACCCGGTGTGGCGCCAGTGGTTCGAGGGCATGGGGCTGAACGACAGCCGCAAGCGGCTGGTGCCGGGCGCCTTTGGCGAAAACCTGTCCGGCACCGGACTGACCGAAGACAGCGCCTGCATTGGCGATGTGTTTCGGCTGGGGGACGCCCTGGTGCAGATCAGCCAGCCGCGTTCCCCCTGCTACAAGCTCAATGCCCGCTTTGGTCACGATTTTTTCTCGGTGCTGGTGCAGGCCAATGGCCGCACCGGCTGGCTGCTGCGAGTGCTGGAGGAAGGCGTGGTCACCCCCATCTCGCCCCTTGAGCTGATGGAGCGGCCCTGTCCCGCCATGCCGGTAAAGCGGGCCGGCGATATTATGTTCAACCGGGGGTTCGATGCCGACGGGCTGCGCCAGCTGGTCGGAATTGAACAATTATCCGCCAGTTGGCGTAAAAAAGCGGCGGATTATTTGGCCGCCGGTCGGGTGGATGACTGGACCATGCGATTATTGGGCCCAAAAGCGGATTTTTGA